Below is a genomic region from Methanobrevibacter sp. TMH8.
ACCATCATCATTGTTATAAACTGCTCCACCACTACCAGCTTTTGCAGTATTATTAATGAAAGTAGATCCAATTATGCATTGATTAATATTACCTCCATTATAAATTGCCCCACCATTATTGGTTGCATTATTGTTAATGAAAGTAGAGTTAATTATGCTTTGATTAGGATTACAATCATTATAGATTGCTCCACCACTACCAGTTTTTGCAGTATTATTAATGAAATTACAATTGATTATACTTTGATCAGTACCTTCATTATAGATTGCTCCACCATAACTTGCACTATTGTTTATGAATGTACAGTTAATAAATGTCATTATCGTACCATCATATTTGTTGTAGATTGCTCCACCACTATCTGTAGTATAAGCATTGGTAAAAGTTATGTTTATAAAGGTTACGTTAATATTATTACCTATAGTAAATATATTACGTTGCTTTTTTGCATCAATAATTACTTGGTTTGTTGATCCTTTTCCTTTTATTATTATATTTTTATTTATGCTTATTCCCGTGTCTTGATTAGCTTTGTTGTATGTTCCGGGGTTTAAGGTTAATGTACCCTGATTCTCAGTATTTTTGATTCCTTTATCAATTCCACCAGAGGTGGTATTACTTATTGTTTGATTAGCAGCACTTACTGTTGACAAGCTGTACAATACCAAAACAAGGAATAAGACTATGATAGCCATATGTTTGTATTTCATATTTTTGCCTAGTTTTATTTTCAGTTTTTAAAAATTTTTAACCCCCATTTTAAAGAATAATTGTAAATTATTCCATATTTTGATTAATAAAAATTAATAATCTGTAATATAATACAATAAAAGATAAAACTTATAAAATTCTCTCAAAAAATCTTCAACATAATAAAGATAAAACTTATAAAATTCTCTCAAAAAATCTTCAGTATAATAAAGATAAAACTTATAAAATTCTCTCAAAAATCTTCAGTATAATAAAGATAAAACTTATAAAATTCTCTCAAAAAATCTTCAATATGATAAAGATAGAATTTATAAAATTCTCTCAAAAAATCTTTTAGTTATATTAATTTATATTAAAAAAAGAAAAAACCTATTTTAATAGCTTTATTTCAATCTTTCTATTAATCAGACCGAAATTATCGTATTAATTCAATACAATTGTTTTCAAAACAATGCAATTTTTATAAAAGTGGATAATTTCCTTCTCATTAATAAAAATAAAAAAAGATAAGTTGTTTCACATATGGATATCAATATTATTTATTACTAATTTAAGTTAAATGAAAAATTTTTCTTATACCTCCTCCTTATACTAAGAAATTGCATCTTTATATCTTAGATAAAATAATTATGAAAAAAATGGGAATATAAAATAGAAAAAAAATAGATTAAAAAGTAGATTATGTACTAATTACACAGGTAATAAATTCTTTATTATTTGAATTTTAATCCTATTATTCCCTCTTTGAATGTAGATTTCAAAAAACCCACAATGAACCCAAATAGTAATTATATAATTAAAAATAAGTCTTATTAAAAATTTTATTTAATAATCATAGGAAATATATAGATTGTTAAAAATACATAGATTATTGTATAAAATCTAATAATATGTCATATAAAATCATATAAAATATAACGTTATTCAACATCATATATAAACCTTTCGTGGAAAAACATTCAAATTATAAAATACAATATATTTCCTTATTTTCTCTTTAAAATAAAGAAATAAACTAAAAACTAAATTAAAAGAAAAATAATGATGAAAAATAAATATTAGAAGAATTTTCTATTTAAAATAAGGAAATAAACTAAAAACTAAATTAAAAGAAAAATAATGATGAAAAATAAATATTAGAAGAAATTAAGAAGAAAAATTATAAAAAACTAGCTAAAAATTCATTTGGTGTTTTTACTATTATATTTTAAATTTTAAAAAAATATATTATACACAATGATTTTTTAGAAAATATTAAAAAATATTGTTTATTTATCTAAATTTTACTAACTAAATCTAGGAGAGCTTCTTTTGGATTATCAGCTAATATAATTCCAGAAGCAAGAAGTACCCCTGATGCACCTAATTCTAAAGCTGCGCTTACATCATCTCCAGTTGATATTCCTGCACCACATAAAACTTCAATTTTTTTGTTTATCTTTTTTACTTTAGCTACAGTGCCTTCAACAATCTCTGGTTCAGCTTGAGAAACAGGAATTCCAGATCCAATAAGTTCTGGAGGTTCAACAGCTACAAAATTAGGATTAAAAGTAGCTACAGCAACACTAGTTTCAATATTATTTGTACAAACAACTGAGAAAACATTATTACTTTTAGTTTGTTTTACAACTTCATCAATGTCAGCTAATTTCATTCTTTGTTCTGAATGATTTAAAAGAGTTCCAGTTATTCCAGCTTCAACCATACATTCTAAAAGATTAGACCCCGTATGGCCCCCAGGATTAATTGGGTCAATATGTTGAGCTAATATTGGAATATCGGTTTCTTCAGTTATTCTAAATATGTCACTAGCTTGTGGTGCAGCAGCCATAGTAATTCCAGATTCAATAGCTACAGTTTCAAGTGCTTTAGCCAAATTTAAAGCATTTTCTCCACTAGATTCCAAATAAGTCTTGAAGTTCAAAATAACAATAGGTGTTTTAATTTTAGATTTTGACAAAAGAATTCCTCACTTAAATTTATAATATACAATATTTATAATCTCATTTTATAATAATTAAAATCCTTAATATCCTTAATATTCCTAATTTTGATTAATATCCTTAATATCATTATTCTATAATATCATTATCTCATATTATTAAATATACTAAATTCACCATACAATGATAAATTCTAGATAAAAAGCGAATAATAATCAATTCTTAAACTTATTATATAATGTGATTAAATCTTCATTAAAATATCATGAAATTTCTAAATATTAGTTAGATATTAGTTTAATTATTATAATATTAGTTTATTGATTATTATATATTAATTTAATATATATTAATTTAATTATAATTTTTTAAAAATAAAATAAAAAAAGTGGTAAAAATATACTAAAAAACTAAAAATAAGAATTATAGAATAAAAATAAGAATAAAAATAAAAAATAAAAAAGCAAAGAAATAAGAGAAAATCACTTATAATTATTTTTAAATAATTTAAATAATCATAAAGTTCTAATTATCTTGCTTACTCTTGCACAAGTTTTGGAATAAGATTTACTTCCGTATTTTTTAGTAACCAATGAAGATTCGAAGTTAATCCATTTTCCGTCAATAGATACTTGAACCCATCTATGTCTTGAAGAAGCTGAAGTTGCACCTTGAACAATTCTAGTTTTATAATTGTTAGCTTGGAGTTGATGAGCTGCCCAATCAGCTAGACCCCAACAATCCCCAACTTTTGATTTAACAACACCTGCAAAAGTGGAAGGACCACCATCTCTGTGGTTAAGATGTTTATTCATGTATTTTTGTAATAAAGTCAAACCTTTTTTTCCTTGTAGTTCACCAGCTAATGGTAAACTAGCGCTTTTTTTAATATTTTTATTACTAGAATCACTAGTAACTACATATTTATAAGCATTAAATATATTTACATAGTTAGGATCTTTTTTAAACTTTTTAACAAATTCTGTATATCTATTAATTGCATCAAGATAACTTTTTTTAGTAATATTTAATCCTTGAGCTTTCCAAGAATAAGTACTTGGTTTATAACCTTTACTATCTTCATAATTATTAATAGTTTTTACCATTTGTTTATAATCTTTTTTATACATCTTAACAGAATTTACAACAACTTTTTTGGTTTTTGTTGAATTTTTTACAGTTTTTAGATTTTTAACTGTTGAATCTGTTGTATTTGTTTTATCAACAACTTTAGTTCCTGCAGATGCTTTTACTATGTCTTTACCATGAATAGATACTGAATTTTGAGTATCTAGACTTCCTCCGAAAGGAGTCGCGCAGAACATTGAAGCTATTGCAAATATTGCAACAATCCCAATTAGTGGCGCGTATTTCGAATATCTACTAATTATACCGCCTCCGAGCCATATATTCCGAGTTAAATCTAGATAGCTATCTCTTATTGTTTGTAATATGATATATTTAAATAATTAAGATATTATCTAAAAAAAATCTAAAAAAATCTTTCAAATATTATGAAAAACTTCAAAATCATCAAAAATAATAATTTTTGAATTTTTCTCAAAGAATATTGAGAATAGATTTTTTAAAAGTCTTGGATTATTCAATGATTTAACTTTAAAAATATAGAGCTACATTTCATCTCATCACCTATTTAACATCCATATAGTATATAAATGTTTTGGAAATTTTTTAGGAAAAAAGCTTAAATAAGTCTTTGTTTCACTTATAAAGAACTATTTGAAGGAATTGACCTATGATGAGTATGAGTTAAAACAATAGCTAATATGTATTTTATGAAATTATGAAAAGGTTCATAATATGGAGATTTGATATAAATAAGCTCAAATAGGTGGAATTTGCATAAATTAAGACAAGGAAATTTTTTTAATAAAATAGCGGCAAATATTTACCTAGAGCAAAAAATAAGTAAAATTAGCTAAAAAAAATAATGTAAATAATGCTTTTTTTATGAAATAAAAGAATATCATTAGAGTATCTAAAAAATATAGGATTTTAATAAGTTTTGAAATTTAATAGATTGCTTTATAAATTTTATAAATAGGTTTGAGAGGTGCAATATTAATAAAAAAAAGAATATTTCTTTTTTCCTTGATAAACAATAAGAATAAAACTAGAATTGATAAAATAATTAATATTAATAAGATAATAAATAAAAAAAAAGATTATTCCAAAAGAACAACTCTACTAATCTCTGAATCATTAGTAATTTTTCTTCCAGTCAACTCAGCTATTTTTTGAGCAAAATCAATAACTTCATTGAATGTAGGCATATTATCTAAAGTTAATCTTTCCCTAGAATAACCAACACACATGTAAGCTTTAATTTCAATATAATCTGGATTAGCTAAATCAATTAAATTTGCATATTCTTCATGGTTAAACATGTTTTTACCTTTTACACAAGTGGTTCGTATACATGTTCTGGAATCAAAACTACTTAATGTATCAAGTGAATTGTTTATCTTTTCCCAAGCATTATTTATTTGAGGGTTACAAACTTCGAAGTAAGTTTTCTTGTTAGGTGCATCTAATGAAAGATATAGTTGCGTTGGTTCATTTTCGAGATTAGCTAATTTTTCATACATTAAACCATTACTAACTAAAAATGTTGTAAAATCTTGTTTTTTAAATTCGCCTATTAATTCATCTATATCTGGATAAAGCATAGGCTCTCCAGCTAAAGAGATAGCTGCATTATTCGGTTTTTTTGATTCTTCAAGTTTTTTCTTATCTGCTTTATCATTTCCAAAGAATCCACAAAGTAATTTATTTTGAGCAGCAATGGATTCTTCAATAATAGTTTTAGGATCATCATAA
It encodes:
- the tpiA gene encoding triose-phosphate isomerase; the protein is MKTPIVILNFKTYLESSGENALNLAKALETVAIESGITMAAAPQASDIFRITEETDIPILAQHIDPINPGGHTGSNLLECMVEAGITGTLLNHSEQRMKLADIDEVVKQTKSNNVFSVVCTNNIETSVAVATFNPNFVAVEPPELIGSGIPVSQAEPEIVEGTVAKVKKINKKIEVLCGAGISTGDDVSAALELGASGVLLASGIILADNPKEALLDLVSKI
- a CDS encoding transglutaminase domain-containing protein; this translates as MFCATPFGGSLDTQNSVSIHGKDIVKASAGTKVVDKTNTTDSTVKNLKTVKNSTKTKKVVVNSVKMYKKDYKQMVKTINNYEDSKGYKPSTYSWKAQGLNITKKSYLDAINRYTEFVKKFKKDPNYVNIFNAYKYVVTSDSSNKNIKKSASLPLAGELQGKKGLTLLQKYMNKHLNHRDGGPSTFAGVVKSKVGDCWGLADWAAHQLQANNYKTRIVQGATSASSRHRWVQVSIDGKWINFESSLVTKKYGSKSYSKTCARVSKIIRTL
- the twy1 gene encoding 4-demethylwyosine synthase TYW1; the protein is MALNIEEQKKLEYSGYRFVGKNGHAAAKICHWTKKSLLNEGVCYKEKFYGIESHRCLQMSPAVPFCHQKCSFCWRDLSLTKTEWIGDYDDPKTIIEESIAAQNKLLCGFFGNDKADKKKLEESKKPNNAAISLAGEPMLYPDIDELIGEFKKQDFTTFLVSNGLMYEKLANLENEPTQLYLSLDAPNKKTYFEVCNPQINNAWEKINNSLDTLSSFDSRTCIRTTCVKGKNMFNHEEYANLIDLANPDYIEIKAYMCVGYSRERLTLDNMPTFNEVIDFAQKIAELTGRKITNDSEISRVVLLE